Proteins co-encoded in one Paracoccus aestuarii genomic window:
- the alaS gene encoding alanine--tRNA ligase — protein MPSLNDIRSTFLGYFEKNGHRVVESSPLVPRNDPTLMFANSGMVQFKNLFTGVETRDYNRATTAQKCVRAGGKHNDLDNVGYTARHHTFFEMLGNFSFGDYFKDQAIAHAWELLTKEFGIPKDRLLVTVYHTDDEAAELWKKVAGLGDDRIIRIPTADNFWQMGPTGPCGPCTEIFFDHGDKIWGGPPGSADEDGDRFIEIWNLVFMQNEQFEDGSMRALDMQSIDTGMGLERIGALLQGKHDNYDTDLMRSLIEASANVTSADPDGPGKVHHRVIADHLRSTSFLIADGVMPSNEGRGYVLRRIMRRAMRHAHMLGAQDPVMHKLVPALVRQMGAAYPELTRAQAMIEETLRSEETRFRQTLDRGLRLLDDELAKLPEGADLPGEAAFKLYDTFGFPLDLTQDALREKGRAVQIEGFDAAMAEQKRMARAAWSGSGEAADATIWFELAEKHGVTEFLGYDTEEAEGQITALVIDGADVAEAHVGASVAIVVNQSPFYAESGGQVGDQGMIRTETGAARVTDTKKVAGVFIHQAQVTMGTISRGQGAQLVVDHDRRGAIRANHSATHLLHEALRGALGDHVAQRGSLNAPDRLRFDFSHNSAVSAEEMARIEAEVNAYIRQNSPVETRIMTPDDARALGAQALFGEKYGDEVRVVSMGAQPGSGKGAEGAAYSLELCGGTHVARTGDIGAFVLLGDAASSAGVRRIEALTGQAALDHLRGADSRLGEIAGILKAQSAEVVNRVRALADERKALANEVAQLKRQLAMGGGDEAEEIAGVKFIARKVEGVGGKELGALVDEMKAGLGSGAVLVLAEDGGKATVAAGVTPDLTGRISAVALVQSAVAALGGKGGGGRPDRAQGGAPSLAAAETAFQDARKIIEDSK, from the coding sequence ATGCCCAGTCTGAATGACATCCGCTCGACTTTCCTCGGCTATTTCGAGAAGAACGGCCACCGCGTCGTGGAGAGCAGCCCGCTTGTCCCGCGCAACGATCCCACGCTGATGTTCGCCAATTCCGGCATGGTGCAGTTCAAGAACCTGTTCACCGGGGTCGAGACGCGCGACTACAACCGTGCGACCACGGCGCAAAAATGCGTGCGGGCGGGCGGCAAGCACAACGATCTGGACAATGTGGGCTATACGGCGCGGCATCACACGTTCTTCGAGATGCTGGGGAATTTCAGCTTTGGCGATTATTTCAAGGACCAGGCGATCGCCCATGCCTGGGAGCTGCTGACCAAGGAGTTCGGCATTCCCAAGGACCGGCTGCTGGTCACCGTCTATCACACCGATGACGAGGCGGCCGAGCTCTGGAAGAAGGTCGCGGGCCTCGGCGACGACCGCATCATCCGCATCCCTACAGCGGACAATTTCTGGCAGATGGGGCCGACCGGACCCTGCGGCCCCTGCACCGAGATCTTCTTCGATCACGGTGACAAGATCTGGGGCGGCCCTCCGGGATCGGCTGATGAGGATGGCGACCGCTTCATCGAGATCTGGAACCTGGTCTTCATGCAGAACGAGCAGTTCGAGGACGGCTCGATGCGCGCGCTGGACATGCAGTCCATCGACACTGGCATGGGGCTGGAGCGGATCGGCGCGCTGCTGCAGGGCAAGCACGACAATTATGACACCGATCTGATGCGGTCGCTGATCGAGGCATCGGCCAACGTGACCAGCGCGGACCCGGACGGGCCGGGCAAGGTGCACCACCGGGTGATCGCGGATCACCTGCGCTCGACCAGCTTCCTGATCGCGGATGGGGTGATGCCCAGCAATGAGGGGCGCGGCTATGTGCTGCGGCGGATCATGCGGCGCGCGATGCGCCATGCGCATATGCTGGGCGCGCAGGACCCGGTCATGCACAAGCTGGTCCCGGCGCTGGTGCGCCAGATGGGCGCGGCCTATCCGGAGCTGACCCGTGCGCAGGCGATGATCGAGGAGACGCTGCGCTCGGAGGAGACGCGGTTCCGCCAGACGCTGGACCGGGGCCTGCGGCTCTTGGACGATGAGCTGGCGAAGCTGCCCGAGGGGGCGGATCTGCCGGGCGAGGCGGCATTCAAGCTCTATGACACCTTCGGTTTCCCGCTGGACCTGACGCAGGACGCGCTGCGCGAAAAGGGCCGCGCGGTGCAGATCGAGGGCTTTGACGCCGCCATGGCCGAGCAGAAGCGCATGGCGCGGGCTGCCTGGTCGGGATCGGGCGAGGCTGCCGATGCGACGATTTGGTTCGAACTGGCGGAAAAGCACGGGGTCACCGAATTCCTGGGCTATGACACCGAGGAGGCCGAGGGCCAGATCACCGCGCTGGTGATCGACGGCGCGGATGTGGCCGAGGCGCACGTGGGCGCATCGGTCGCCATCGTGGTGAACCAGTCTCCCTTCTACGCCGAAAGTGGCGGTCAGGTCGGCGATCAGGGCATGATTCGGACCGAGACCGGCGCGGCGCGTGTCACGGACACGAAAAAGGTCGCGGGTGTCTTTATCCATCAGGCTCAGGTCACGATGGGCACGATCAGCCGCGGGCAGGGCGCGCAGCTGGTGGTAGACCATGACCGCCGCGGCGCGATCCGCGCGAACCATTCGGCGACGCATCTGCTGCACGAGGCGCTGAGGGGTGCGCTTGGCGATCACGTCGCGCAGCGGGGCAGCCTGAACGCGCCCGACCGGCTGCGCTTCGATTTCAGCCATAACAGCGCGGTCAGCGCCGAGGAGATGGCGCGGATCGAGGCCGAGGTGAACGCCTATATCCGCCAGAACAGCCCGGTCGAGACGCGGATCATGACGCCCGACGATGCGCGGGCCCTGGGGGCGCAGGCGCTGTTTGGTGAGAAATACGGCGACGAGGTGCGCGTCGTGTCGATGGGCGCGCAGCCGGGCAGCGGCAAGGGCGCGGAAGGTGCTGCCTATTCGTTGGAGCTGTGCGGCGGCACGCATGTGGCGAGGACGGGCGATATCGGGGCCTTCGTGCTGCTGGGCGATGCGGCCTCCAGCGCGGGCGTGCGGCGGATTGAGGCGCTGACCGGTCAGGCGGCGCTGGATCACCTGCGCGGTGCCGACAGCCGCTTGGGCGAGATCGCGGGCATCCTCAAGGCGCAATCGGCCGAGGTGGTGAACCGCGTGCGTGCGCTGGCCGACGAGCGCAAGGCCTTGGCCAACGAGGTCGCGCAGCTGAAGCGTCAGCTGGCCATGGGCGGCGGGGACGAGGCCGAGGAGATCGCGGGGGTCAAGTTCATCGCCCGCAAGGTCGAGGGCGTGGGCGGCAAGGAGCTGGGCGCGCTGGTCGACGAGATGAAGGCGGGCCTGGGCAGCGGGGCCGTGCTGGTCCTGGCCGAGGATGGCGGCAAGGCCACGGTCGCCGCCGGTGTCACGCCGGACCTGACCGGGCGCATCAGCGCGGTGGCGTTGGTGCAGTCCGCTGTCGCCGCACTGGGCGGCAAGGGGGGTGGCGGCCGCCCCGACCGGGCGCAAGGCGGGGCGCCCTCGCTGGCGGCCGCGGAAACGGCGTTCCAGGACGCCCGCAAGATCATTGAGGACAGCAAATGA
- a CDS encoding DUF1330 domain-containing protein, with translation MTALWIAHVTVTDPDAYGLYAKAAGPAIAAHGGVFLARASRYHVLEGADRARHVVARFPSLDAAVACYHSSEYQAALAHAKGASERDLVIVEETPPPSE, from the coding sequence ATGACCGCACTCTGGATTGCCCATGTGACCGTGACCGACCCCGACGCCTATGGCCTTTATGCCAAGGCGGCGGGACCGGCGATCGCCGCGCATGGCGGCGTCTTCTTGGCCCGCGCAAGCCGCTATCACGTGCTGGAGGGTGCGGATCGCGCCCGGCATGTGGTCGCGCGGTTCCCCAGCCTTGATGCGGCGGTTGCCTGTTATCACAGCAGTGAGTACCAGGCGGCGCTGGCGCATGCCAAAGGCGCCAGCGAACGCGACCTCGTGATCGTGGAAGAGACGCCGCCCCCGTCGGAATAG